The Xenorhabdus doucetiae genome has a window encoding:
- a CDS encoding ABC transporter ATP-binding protein, with the protein MIVFSSLQIRRGIRVLLDNANATINPGQKVGLVGKNGCGKSTLLALLKDELQAESGAVTFPNNWSLAWVNQETPALETSALEYVIDGDREFRQLEQKLNSANEQNDGHAIAHLHGLLDTIQAWTIRARAASLLHGLGFSQAQLEQPVRSFSGGWRMRLNLAQALICRSDLLLLDEPTNHLDLDAVIWLEKWLKSYTGTLILISHDRDFLDPIIDKILHIEQQDLYEYTGNYSSFERQRAAKLAQQQALYQSQQEKVAHLQSYIDRFRAKASKAKQAQSRIKMLERMELIAPAHVDNPFHFSFRQPDNLPNPLLNMDKVSAGYGEKTVLDSIKLNLVPGSRIGLLGRNGAGKSTLIKLLAGELTPQQGEIALSKGIKLGYFAQHQLEYLRADESPLQHLARMAPQETEQQLRDYLGGFGFKGDQVTDPSGRFSGGEKARLVLALIVWQRPNLLLLDEPTNHLDLDMRQALTEALIDFEGALVVVSHDRHLLRSTTDELYLVHDGKVEPFKGDLEDYQQWLTELQRQQMREDQEKEKSESESSPNGTQNYRAQERKDQKRREAEFRNQTQPLRKQLTTLEKQIEKLGTELAELEKKLSDNTLYEHDRKTELTECLHQQTQTKSSLENIEMEWLDIQEQLEQMTAVFNAS; encoded by the coding sequence TCAAAGATGAGCTTCAGGCCGAGAGCGGCGCTGTCACATTCCCCAATAATTGGTCACTGGCTTGGGTCAATCAGGAAACGCCTGCTCTGGAAACATCAGCACTGGAATATGTCATCGATGGTGACCGAGAATTCCGGCAACTGGAGCAAAAACTCAACAGCGCCAATGAACAAAATGACGGCCACGCCATCGCCCATCTTCACGGTTTGCTTGATACTATTCAGGCATGGACCATCCGCGCCAGAGCAGCCAGCTTGCTGCACGGATTGGGTTTTTCCCAAGCTCAACTGGAACAACCTGTCCGTTCGTTTTCCGGTGGCTGGCGTATGCGCCTCAATCTGGCACAGGCGCTGATTTGTCGTTCAGATCTATTATTACTCGACGAACCGACCAACCACCTTGATCTGGACGCCGTTATCTGGCTCGAAAAATGGCTGAAAAGTTATACCGGCACCTTGATCCTCATTTCCCACGACCGTGATTTCCTTGATCCGATTATTGATAAGATTCTGCATATTGAGCAGCAGGATCTCTACGAATATACCGGCAACTACTCTTCCTTCGAACGGCAACGCGCCGCCAAACTTGCCCAGCAACAGGCGCTATATCAAAGCCAACAGGAAAAAGTCGCGCATTTGCAGAGCTACATTGATCGCTTTCGCGCCAAGGCATCTAAGGCAAAACAGGCGCAAAGCCGCATCAAGATGCTGGAACGCATGGAGCTTATCGCACCCGCCCATGTTGACAACCCTTTTCATTTCAGTTTTCGCCAGCCGGATAACCTGCCAAATCCACTGTTAAACATGGATAAAGTCAGTGCGGGCTATGGTGAAAAAACAGTGCTGGATTCGATCAAATTAAACTTGGTGCCGGGTTCACGCATCGGCTTGCTGGGTCGCAATGGCGCAGGTAAATCCACCTTGATCAAATTGCTGGCAGGAGAGCTTACGCCTCAACAGGGCGAAATTGCCTTATCGAAAGGCATTAAACTGGGTTACTTCGCGCAGCACCAGTTGGAATACCTGCGGGCAGATGAATCGCCATTACAACATTTAGCCCGAATGGCACCGCAAGAGACGGAGCAACAGCTTCGGGATTATCTGGGCGGATTTGGTTTCAAAGGCGATCAAGTCACCGATCCGAGCGGACGTTTCTCCGGTGGTGAAAAGGCGCGTTTGGTACTGGCGCTGATTGTCTGGCAACGCCCTAACCTTCTTCTGCTTGATGAACCGACCAACCACCTTGATCTCGATATGAGGCAAGCATTGACTGAAGCACTGATTGATTTCGAAGGTGCGCTGGTCGTCGTATCGCATGACCGGCACTTACTGCGCTCGACAACCGACGAACTTTATCTGGTACATGATGGCAAAGTCGAACCGTTTAAAGGCGATTTAGAAGATTACCAGCAATGGCTGACTGAACTGCAACGCCAACAAATGCGGGAGGATCAGGAAAAAGAGAAATCGGAGAGTGAATCTTCACCCAACGGCACGCAAAATTACCGTGCCCAAGAACGTAAAGATCAAAAACGGCGTGAAGCTGAATTCCGTAACCAAACGCAGCCATTGCGTAAGCAGCTCACGACCCTTGAAAAACAGATAGAAAAATTGGGCACGGAATTGGCGGAATTAGAAAAAAAGCTGTCAGACAATACCCTTTACGAACATGATCGTAAAACTGAACTGACGGAATGCCTGCATCAGCAGACACAAACGAAATCCAGTCTGGAAAATATCGAAATGGAATGGCTGGATATTCAGGAACAGCTCGAACAAATGACCGCAGTATTTAATGCGAGTTAA
- a CDS encoding LysR family transcriptional regulator gives MDIRNLEAFIVLAETLNYHKASQRLYLSQPALSKKIHGLEDILGASLFTRGPNGTRLTDFGQKTLDNARKLLTHYEQFKSQVHFDSKEDMVRHLYVGSCFPIHNYTQIEKQIVEKKGNVVLALVTGLSVDQQISLLNAGMLHVAVMPLSSIMAKLEPKKVFTERLVYIFKKRSHLISKFRTALSQFGNGIPAEKSSGKKEGVESTDFLNIFPIYTGDNMNLLLKTNDIMLIIEMITKNSAYTCVPKRIISAIPEYYMNSLELVETDKKIELGVVWAKSMGDHLIEDAENFSTLVANV, from the coding sequence ATGGATATACGCAATCTTGAAGCTTTTATCGTTTTAGCTGAGACTCTAAATTATCACAAAGCCTCTCAGAGACTTTATCTTTCTCAGCCGGCCTTGTCGAAGAAAATACATGGCTTGGAAGATATTCTTGGGGCATCACTATTTACAAGGGGGCCAAATGGAACAAGGTTGACCGATTTTGGGCAAAAGACGCTGGATAATGCCCGGAAGCTTTTGACTCACTATGAACAGTTCAAAAGTCAGGTTCATTTTGATTCAAAAGAGGATATGGTCAGGCACTTATATGTCGGCTCCTGCTTTCCTATCCACAATTATACTCAAATAGAGAAGCAGATTGTGGAAAAGAAAGGGAATGTAGTGCTGGCATTGGTCACTGGGTTGTCAGTTGATCAGCAGATAAGTTTACTGAATGCAGGGATGTTACATGTTGCCGTGATGCCCTTGTCATCGATTATGGCCAAGTTAGAACCCAAAAAGGTATTTACAGAAAGATTGGTCTATATCTTTAAAAAAAGGAGTCACCTGATATCTAAATTCAGAACCGCTTTAAGTCAGTTTGGCAATGGAATTCCTGCGGAAAAGTCATCAGGAAAAAAAGAGGGGGTTGAGTCAACGGATTTCCTTAACATTTTTCCTATTTATACCGGTGACAATATGAATTTGTTATTAAAAACAAATGATATCATGTTGATCATTGAGATGATTACAAAAAATAGTGCCTATACTTGTGTCCCTAAACGGATTATTAGTGCTATTCCTGAGTATTATATGAATTCTTTGGAACTTGTTGAAACGGATAAAAAAATTGAGCTGGGTGTGGTGTGGGCAAAGTCAATGGGTGATCATCTGATTGAGGATGCTGAAAACTTTTCCACATTGGTTGCTAATGTATAG
- the murQ gene encoding N-acetylmuramic acid 6-phosphate etherase, which translates to MKIDLSNMITESRNPASTHIDQLSTLDMLRVINDEDKQVAIAVEKTLPQVARVVDKVAEAFRQGGRLIYSGAGTSGRLGILDASECPPTYGTKPEHVIGLIAGGHQAILKAVENAEDNRQLGAEDLKGLHFNQKDILVGIAASGRTPYVLGTMEYAKSVGATVAGISCNPNSPMAQLADIAITPVVGPEVITGSSRMKAGTAQKLILNMITTGAMIRIGKVYGNLMVDVEATNAKLIERQKNIVMAATECSREMAEHALSACGGHCKTAIVMILSGVSAEEAKALLAEHQGLIRPAISTDR; encoded by the coding sequence ATGAAAATCGACTTGAGCAATATGATAACAGAGAGTCGTAACCCCGCCAGTACCCATATTGATCAACTCTCAACACTCGATATGCTGCGCGTTATCAACGATGAAGATAAACAAGTGGCGATTGCCGTTGAAAAAACCCTGCCCCAGGTTGCCCGTGTGGTTGATAAAGTGGCCGAAGCATTTCGTCAGGGTGGACGCTTAATCTATAGTGGCGCGGGTACCTCTGGGCGTTTAGGCATCTTGGATGCCAGCGAATGTCCGCCCACTTATGGGACAAAACCAGAACACGTGATCGGTTTAATTGCCGGCGGGCATCAAGCCATCCTGAAAGCGGTCGAAAATGCGGAAGACAATCGGCAATTAGGCGCAGAAGATCTTAAGGGACTACACTTTAATCAAAAAGATATATTGGTCGGGATCGCTGCCAGTGGCCGAACACCTTATGTATTAGGCACAATGGAATATGCCAAATCGGTTGGGGCAACGGTTGCCGGTATCAGTTGCAATCCAAACAGCCCAATGGCGCAGTTGGCTGATATTGCCATCACGCCTGTCGTGGGGCCAGAGGTGATAACAGGCTCATCCCGCATGAAAGCAGGAACGGCGCAAAAGTTGATCCTGAATATGATTACAACCGGTGCCATGATCCGCATTGGCAAGGTCTATGGTAATTTGATGGTTGATGTCGAAGCCACCAACGCCAAATTAATCGAACGTCAGAAAAACATTGTCATGGCCGCCACTGAGTGCAGCAGGGAAATGGCAGAACATGCCCTGAGCGCCTGTGGTGGTCACTGCAAAACCGCAATCGTAATGATTTTATCGGGCGTCAGTGCCGAAGAGGCCAAAGCATTACTGGCAGAGCACCAAGGGCTGATCCGGCCGGCTATCTCAACAGACCGATAA
- the murP gene encoding PTS N-acetylmuramic acid transporter subunit IIBC → MAKMRQEMLAEILDAIGGTGNVAHCGNCMTRLRLTLRDDSLADIFRLKQIAGVLGVIETDDQLQIVLGPGIAQTAADGMKTLLSEPPSAAPHPDKLKAIATANKKQLKEKQTRSVHKFLAKFATIFTPLIPGFIAVGLLLGFATLLEQVLIKEVPHPNAILIEMVGYMKIFSKGMFSFLGILIGYNAQKAFGGSGVNGAIIASLFVLGYHAEATSGFYSGISHFFGFAIDPRGNIIGVLIAAILGAWVEKQIRNIMPSDLDMILTSAMTLLIMGAVTFIVIMPVGSYLFSVMSWLFVNLNGNPFGTAVLAGLFLIAVMFGVHQGFIPVYFALMESQGFNSLFPILAMAGAGQVGSALALYVKAAKGAVLRTQIKGAIIPGFLGIGEPLIYGVTLPRVKPFVTACLGGATGGFFIGLMAWWGWPVGLNSVFGPSGLVALPLMTSNSGIFTGMAVYGAGLIVAYIAGFILTLFFGSKNIDLS, encoded by the coding sequence ATGGCTAAAATGCGTCAGGAAATGTTGGCCGAGATACTCGACGCCATTGGCGGGACGGGCAATGTTGCACATTGTGGAAATTGCATGACCCGCCTGCGGTTGACGCTACGGGATGATTCACTGGCCGATATATTCAGGTTGAAGCAAATTGCCGGGGTGTTGGGCGTCATAGAGACAGATGACCAGCTCCAGATTGTCCTTGGCCCCGGCATAGCCCAAACAGCCGCAGACGGGATGAAAACGCTGTTAAGTGAACCTCCCTCTGCCGCTCCTCATCCTGACAAGTTAAAAGCTATCGCCACTGCCAATAAAAAACAGCTCAAAGAAAAACAAACCCGCTCCGTCCATAAATTTCTGGCAAAATTTGCCACAATCTTTACGCCCTTGATCCCCGGATTTATCGCGGTCGGCCTGTTATTGGGCTTTGCTACCCTGCTGGAGCAGGTTCTTATCAAAGAAGTGCCCCATCCCAACGCCATATTGATTGAGATGGTCGGCTATATGAAAATTTTCAGCAAAGGCATGTTCAGCTTCTTGGGCATTTTGATTGGCTACAATGCACAAAAAGCCTTTGGCGGCTCAGGGGTTAACGGAGCCATCATCGCATCGCTATTTGTACTGGGTTATCACGCCGAAGCCACCAGTGGGTTCTATTCCGGTATCAGTCATTTCTTTGGCTTCGCCATTGACCCACGAGGCAATATCATCGGGGTGTTGATTGCTGCTATTCTTGGCGCTTGGGTGGAAAAACAGATCCGCAACATCATGCCCTCTGATCTGGATATGATCCTGACTTCCGCAATGACCCTGCTTATCATGGGCGCCGTCACATTTATCGTCATTATGCCTGTCGGAAGTTATCTGTTCAGCGTGATGTCATGGTTATTCGTGAACTTGAATGGCAATCCATTCGGCACAGCCGTTTTGGCAGGACTGTTCTTAATCGCCGTGATGTTTGGTGTGCATCAGGGCTTTATCCCCGTCTATTTTGCGCTGATGGAGTCACAAGGGTTCAATTCTCTTTTCCCTATTCTGGCAATGGCAGGAGCGGGGCAAGTCGGCTCCGCACTGGCGCTATATGTCAAAGCGGCAAAAGGCGCTGTGCTGCGCACTCAGATCAAAGGAGCCATCATTCCGGGTTTTCTGGGAATTGGGGAACCGTTGATTTATGGCGTCACCCTTCCCCGCGTCAAACCGTTTGTCACAGCCTGCCTCGGTGGTGCCACAGGGGGGTTCTTTATCGGCCTGATGGCTTGGTGGGGATGGCCTGTCGGATTAAATAGTGTTTTCGGCCCCTCCGGGCTGGTTGCTCTGCCACTGATGACATCCAACAGTGGCATTTTCACGGGCATGGCAGTCTATGGTGCCGGGCTGATCGTCGCTTATATCGCGGGCTTCATACTCACATTATTCTTCGGCAGCAAGAATATCGATTTGAGCTGA
- a CDS encoding LysE family translocator yields the protein MTVSLIFSLSIFMFISAVTPGPNNLLLTSSGANFGLRRSIPLCLGIVLGMQTILLLSAFGVAALLLIYPAIYTGLKVLGCLYLLWLAWKTATSHYQRLDTTTSAGAPIKIHQGWLLQFLNPKTWLMGLGAVSSYSLAGALYNHSIFVISIVMLIANLLAGALWLVLGSLIGRLLGSRRAWFIFNITMGVLTAACVPLIWFG from the coding sequence ATGACTGTAAGCCTGATATTTTCACTCAGTATATTTATGTTTATTTCCGCTGTCACACCGGGTCCAAACAATTTGTTGCTGACCTCATCGGGCGCGAATTTTGGTCTCCGCCGCTCCATCCCGCTTTGTCTGGGTATTGTGTTGGGAATGCAGACCATTTTGCTGCTGTCTGCGTTTGGTGTTGCCGCGTTACTGCTGATTTATCCTGCCATTTATACGGGGTTGAAAGTGCTCGGATGCCTGTATTTATTATGGCTGGCCTGGAAAACGGCCACTTCGCATTATCAGCGGCTGGACACGACAACCTCGGCAGGTGCTCCAATCAAAATTCATCAAGGTTGGCTATTGCAGTTTTTGAATCCGAAAACCTGGTTAATGGGATTGGGGGCAGTCAGTAGTTACAGTCTGGCCGGAGCGCTCTATAACCACTCCATTTTTGTTATCAGTATCGTGATGCTTATCGCCAATCTGCTCGCGGGTGCCCTCTGGCTGGTTCTCGGTTCACTGATTGGCCGGTTACTGGGAAGCCGCCGCGCGTGGTTTATATTCAATATCACCATGGGGGTGCTGACCGCCGCGTGTGTGCCTTTAATCTGGTTTGGCTGA
- a CDS encoding YheU family protein, with product MIIPWQQLETHTLLNLIESFVLREGTDYGEQEKTLEQKVQDVKHQLERGEVLLVWSELHETVNILPKATFRP from the coding sequence ATGATCATCCCGTGGCAGCAATTGGAAACCCATACACTCCTCAACTTGATTGAAAGTTTTGTCCTGCGGGAAGGGACGGATTACGGCGAACAGGAAAAAACGCTCGAACAAAAAGTGCAGGATGTCAAACATCAGCTTGAACGCGGTGAGGTTCTGTTGGTATGGTCTGAATTACATGAAACCGTTAATATCTTGCCCAAAGCGACGTTCCGCCCATGA
- a CDS encoding phosphoribulokinase, with the protein MSAKHPVIAITGSSGAGTTTTSVAFRKIFQQFDVTAALIEGDSFHRYTRPEMDAEIRKAREQGRHISYFGPAANDFSMLEKTFFDYGETGNGRCRKYLHTYDEAVPYNQLPGTFTPWEPLPSNTDVLFYEGLHGGVVTPQHNVASHVDLLIGVVPIVNLEWIQKLIRDTSERGHSREAVMDSVVRSMDDYIRYITPQFSRTHINFQRVPTVDTSNPFSAKAIPSLDESFIVIRFRGLTQIDFPYLLAMLQGSFISSIDTIVVPGGKMGLAMELIMAPLVKQLLEGKKIS; encoded by the coding sequence ATGTCTGCCAAACATCCCGTCATCGCAATCACTGGCTCCAGTGGCGCAGGAACCACCACAACCAGTGTCGCCTTTCGCAAGATTTTCCAGCAATTTGACGTCACCGCCGCACTGATAGAAGGGGATAGTTTCCATCGTTATACTCGTCCTGAAATGGATGCCGAGATTCGGAAAGCAAGAGAACAGGGCAGACATATCAGCTACTTTGGGCCAGCCGCCAATGATTTCAGCATGCTGGAGAAAACCTTTTTTGACTATGGGGAAACGGGCAATGGTCGCTGCCGAAAATATCTCCATACCTATGATGAAGCCGTCCCCTATAACCAATTGCCGGGGACTTTCACACCGTGGGAACCCTTGCCGTCAAACACAGATGTGCTGTTTTATGAAGGTTTGCACGGGGGGGTTGTCACGCCACAACACAATGTCGCCAGCCATGTTGACCTGTTGATTGGCGTTGTGCCTATCGTCAACCTGGAGTGGATACAAAAACTCATCCGTGATACCAGCGAGCGCGGGCATTCCAGAGAAGCGGTCATGGATTCCGTTGTCCGCTCAATGGATGATTATATCCGCTATATCACTCCCCAATTTTCACGTACCCACATTAATTTCCAGCGTGTTCCTACCGTTGATACCTCTAACCCTTTCTCTGCCAAGGCTATTCCCTCACTGGACGAAAGCTTTATCGTGATCCGCTTCCGCGGTCTCACTCAAATTGATTTCCCTTATTTGCTGGCCATGCTTCAGGGTTCATTTATTTCCAGCATAGATACTATTGTCGTTCCCGGAGGAAAAATGGGGCTGGCAATGGAATTAATTATGGCGCCGCTGGTTAAGCAATTACTGGAAGGCAAAAAAATCTCATAA
- the crp gene encoding cAMP-activated global transcriptional regulator CRP, with protein sequence MVLGKPQTDPTLEWFLSHCHIHKYPSKSTLIHQGEKAETLYYIVKGSVAVLIKDEEGKEMILSYLNQGDFIGELGLFEEGQERTAWVRAKSACEVAEISYKKFRQLIQVNPDILMRLSAQMASRLQTTSEKVGNLAFLDVTGRIAQTLLNLAKQPDAMTHPDGMQIKITRQEIGQIVGCSRETVGRILKMLEDQNLISAHGKTIVVYGTR encoded by the coding sequence ATGGTTCTCGGCAAGCCACAAACAGACCCTACTCTTGAATGGTTTTTGTCACACTGCCATATTCACAAATATCCATCCAAGAGCACGCTTATTCATCAAGGCGAGAAAGCAGAAACGCTTTACTACATTGTTAAAGGTTCAGTTGCTGTTCTAATAAAAGATGAAGAAGGTAAGGAAATGATTCTCTCTTATTTAAATCAGGGAGATTTTATCGGTGAACTTGGATTGTTTGAAGAGGGGCAAGAACGTACTGCATGGGTGCGGGCAAAAAGTGCCTGTGAAGTGGCTGAAATTTCCTATAAGAAATTTCGCCAGTTAATTCAGGTCAATCCTGACATTCTGATGCGTTTATCTGCTCAGATGGCGAGTCGCCTACAAACCACTTCCGAAAAAGTAGGTAACTTAGCCTTTCTGGACGTGACCGGCCGTATCGCCCAGACGTTGCTCAATTTAGCCAAACAGCCGGATGCAATGACGCACCCTGATGGTATGCAAATCAAAATCACACGTCAGGAAATTGGGCAGATTGTGGGTTGTTCCCGTGAAACGGTTGGCCGTATTTTGAAAATGCTCGAAGATCAAAACCTGATTTCCGCACATGGTAAAACCATCGTGGTTTATGGGACACGCTAA
- a CDS encoding aspartate aminotransferase family protein: MGESKATNRSTYDQVMLPIYAPASFIPVRGQGSRVWDQQGKEYIDFAGGIAVLALGHCHPALVNALKQQGEKLWHLSNIFTNEPALTLAQKLIDATFAQKVFFANSGAEANEAAFKLARRYAITRHHPNKTKIIAFHQAFHGRTFFTVSVGGQPKYTEGFGPKPADIIHVSFNDLDAVRAVIDDHTCAVVLEPIQGEGGVTPATMAFLHGVRELCDKHQALLVFDEVQSGMGRTGKLYAYQHYGVQPDILTTAKALGGGFPISAMLTTDTIAAAMETGAHGTTYGGNPLACAIGCVALDIINTPEVLAGVEKRHDMIIHALEMMNQKYGIFHEFRGKGLLIGAVLQAEYQGKAREILQQAAELGLVLLSAGDSILRFTPSLIIPEDDIVEGMIRLEMAISRWLTQNR; the protein is encoded by the coding sequence ATGGGAGAAAGCAAAGCAACAAACCGAAGTACCTATGATCAGGTGATGTTGCCTATTTATGCGCCGGCGAGTTTTATTCCTGTCAGAGGGCAAGGGAGTCGAGTATGGGATCAACAGGGTAAAGAATATATTGATTTTGCCGGCGGTATCGCGGTATTGGCTTTGGGGCACTGTCATCCGGCTTTGGTGAATGCCCTGAAACAGCAAGGTGAAAAATTGTGGCATCTCAGCAATATTTTTACCAATGAACCAGCCTTAACCTTGGCACAAAAATTGATTGATGCAACCTTTGCGCAGAAGGTCTTTTTCGCTAATTCAGGCGCGGAAGCCAATGAAGCCGCCTTTAAATTGGCTCGTCGTTATGCGATTACTCGCCATCATCCCAATAAAACCAAAATTATTGCTTTTCATCAGGCGTTTCATGGACGCACCTTTTTCACTGTTTCGGTCGGAGGACAGCCAAAATATACTGAAGGATTTGGCCCCAAACCGGCGGATATTATCCATGTGTCTTTTAATGATTTGGATGCGGTCAGAGCGGTGATTGATGATCACACTTGTGCCGTTGTCTTAGAGCCGATTCAAGGGGAAGGGGGCGTCACACCTGCAACAATGGCGTTTCTGCATGGCGTGCGTGAATTGTGCGATAAGCATCAGGCTCTGTTGGTTTTTGATGAAGTGCAAAGTGGGATGGGGCGTACAGGCAAGTTGTATGCTTACCAGCATTATGGCGTACAGCCGGATATCTTGACGACCGCAAAGGCGCTGGGCGGCGGTTTCCCGATCAGTGCGATGTTAACGACCGATACCATCGCGGCAGCTATGGAAACCGGCGCGCATGGCACGACGTATGGCGGAAATCCGTTGGCTTGTGCTATCGGCTGCGTTGCGCTGGATATTATCAACACGCCAGAAGTGCTGGCAGGCGTGGAAAAACGTCACGATATGATCATCCATGCCCTGGAAATGATGAACCAAAAATATGGCATTTTCCACGAATTTCGTGGCAAGGGTTTGCTGATTGGGGCGGTATTGCAAGCAGAATATCAGGGTAAGGCCAGAGAAATCTTGCAGCAAGCGGCGGAGCTGGGATTGGTGTTATTGAGTGCGGGAGACAGCATTTTGCGCTTTACCCCTTCATTGATCATTCCTGAGGATGACATCGTCGAGGGCATGATACGGCTGGAGATGGCGATATCCCGATGGTTAACCCAAAACAGGTGA
- a CDS encoding aminodeoxychorismate synthase component II, giving the protein MLLIIDNYDSFTFNLYQYFCELGTEVLVKRNDELQLEDIEALAPTHLVISPGPCTPNEAGISLEAISHFAGKLPILGVCLGHQAIGQAFGASIVKAREVMHGKTSLIHHSQQGVFKGLVHPLTVTRYHSLVIAAETLPASFEVTAWSQRNGDVDEIMGIRHRTLPLEGVQFHPESILSEQGHELLNNFLKY; this is encoded by the coding sequence ATGTTACTCATAATAGATAACTACGATTCTTTTACATTCAATTTATATCAATATTTTTGCGAGTTAGGGACAGAGGTTTTAGTTAAGCGCAATGATGAGCTACAGCTTGAAGATATTGAAGCGTTGGCACCGACGCATTTAGTTATTTCTCCCGGCCCTTGCACGCCAAATGAAGCCGGGATCTCGCTGGAAGCCATTTCACATTTTGCCGGGAAATTGCCCATCCTCGGTGTGTGCCTGGGGCATCAGGCGATAGGTCAGGCTTTTGGTGCCAGCATTGTTAAAGCGCGTGAAGTGATGCATGGAAAAACCAGTTTAATTCACCATAGCCAGCAAGGGGTATTTAAAGGATTGGTTCATCCATTAACTGTCACACGTTACCACTCTCTGGTGATTGCCGCAGAAACGCTGCCGGCTTCATTTGAAGTGACAGCATGGAGTCAGCGCAATGGTGATGTCGATGAAATTATGGGAATACGTCACCGTACTCTGCCACTGGAAGGGGTGCAATTTCATCCGGAAAGTATTCTGAGTGAGCAGGGGCATGAATTATTGAATAATTTCCTCAAATATTAA
- the ppiA gene encoding peptidylprolyl isomerase A, translating to MFKRIFVSLMTACAISAIAVPALAAETHVKLVTSAGEIELELESNKAPISTKNFVEYVNEGFYNNTIFHRVIPGFMIQGGGFTKEMKQKATKDPIKNEADNGLRNLRGTIAMARTADKDSATSQFFINVTDNAFLDHGQRDFGYAVFGKVVKGMDVVDKISQVKTENVGPYQNVPVKPIVILSAKVEP from the coding sequence ATGTTTAAACGTATTTTTGTGTCGCTTATGACTGCTTGTGCTATCAGTGCGATAGCTGTCCCGGCATTGGCCGCTGAAACTCACGTGAAGCTGGTCACATCAGCCGGAGAAATCGAACTTGAGTTAGAGAGTAATAAGGCACCCATTTCTACCAAGAATTTCGTTGAGTATGTCAATGAGGGATTTTATAACAACACTATCTTTCATCGTGTGATCCCCGGTTTTATGATTCAGGGCGGTGGCTTCACAAAAGAGATGAAGCAGAAGGCTACCAAGGACCCTATTAAAAATGAAGCCGATAACGGTTTGCGTAATCTTCGTGGCACGATTGCGATGGCGCGTACCGCAGATAAGGACAGCGCAACCAGCCAATTTTTTATTAACGTGACCGATAATGCTTTCCTTGACCACGGGCAGCGTGACTTTGGTTATGCCGTCTTTGGCAAGGTCGTAAAAGGTATGGACGTGGTTGATAAAATTTCTCAAGTCAAAACAGAAAATGTGGGTCCTTATCAAAATGTGCCGGTGAAACCCATTGTGATCTTGTCTGCCAAGGTTGAGCCTTAA
- the yihA gene encoding ribosome biogenesis GTP-binding protein YihA/YsxC gives MTIKNYNYHMTHFVTSAPDIRHLPQDVGIEVAFAGRSNAGKSSALNALTRQKSLARTSKTPGRTQLINLFEVEEGIRLVDLPGYGYAEVPEEMKRKWQKALGEYLQKRECLLGLVVLMDIRHPLKDLDRQMIEWAVVMQVPVMVLLTKADKLASGARKSQLAKVRQELASLEGDVQVEYFSALKKIGIDKLEQQLNLWFNQPAIEAE, from the coding sequence TTGACCATCAAGAACTACAACTATCATATGACCCACTTTGTCACGAGTGCACCTGACATTCGCCACCTGCCTCAAGATGTGGGCATTGAGGTCGCGTTTGCCGGTAGGTCAAATGCGGGTAAATCCAGTGCCCTGAATGCACTGACCCGCCAGAAGAGCCTTGCGCGTACCAGTAAAACCCCCGGCCGTACCCAGTTGATTAACCTGTTCGAAGTGGAAGAAGGGATTCGTCTGGTCGATTTACCGGGCTATGGCTACGCTGAAGTCCCCGAAGAGATGAAACGTAAGTGGCAGAAAGCCTTGGGGGAATATCTCCAGAAGCGCGAATGCCTGTTAGGGCTGGTGGTTTTGATGGATATCCGTCATCCGCTGAAAGATCTGGATAGGCAAATGATCGAATGGGCGGTTGTGATGCAGGTGCCTGTCATGGTATTGCTCACTAAAGCCGATAAACTGGCATCCGGCGCCCGTAAGAGTCAACTGGCGAAAGTGCGTCAGGAATTAGCCTCATTGGAAGGTGATGTTCAGGTCGAATACTTTTCCGCCCTGAAAAAAATCGGCATCGATAAACTAGAGCAACAACTCAACCTGTGGTTCAACCAACCTGCCATTGAAGCGGAATAA